In Falsibacillus pallidus, the genomic window TCTCGCTCATGGACATGGTGCGGGGGTCGCAGATGATTCCGCCTTTTCCTCCCCCATATGGCAGATCGACAATTCCGCATTTCAAACTCATCCACATAGAAAGAGCCTTAACTTCTTCTTCATCTACTTCAGGATGGAAACGGACGCCCCCTTTTGTAGGGCCAACAGCATCATTGTGCTGGGCGCGATACCCTGTGAATACTTTTATTTTGCCATCATCCATTCTGACTGGGATGCGGACCGTAAGCATTCTTAGAGGTTCTTTTAATAATTCATAAAGTGCCTCATCATAGCCCAGTTTTGTGAGCGCTTCCTTAATAACTTCTTGAGTTGATGTAAATAAGTTCAGGTTCTCCATCACTATTCGCCTCTTTTGGTAGTTTCTTTATGCTGTCATCTTAACACATTAAGAAAGCACATTTTTGATTCTTTCAATTGCCCAGTCCAATTCTTCTTTTGAAATGACAAGTGGTGGAGCAAAGCGGATCACTGTATCATGTGTTTCTTTGCAAAGCAGCCCCTGCTCTTTAAGGCTCTCACAATATTTTCGCGCCGGCTCTTTTAGCTCGACACCTATGAACAGGCCTCTTCCCCTGACTTCTTTGATTATTGGATTTTCGATTTCCTTTAGCTTATCCATGAAGTATTCGCCGAGCTCCAATGAACGCTCTGCAAGCTTTTCATCAACCAGTACGTCCAAGGCAGCTACCGAAACGGCACAGGCCATCGGATTGCCGCCGAATGTGGACCCATGTGAACCAGGGTTGAATACATTCAAAATCTCCTTGTTAGCCACTACGCAGGAAATTGGGAAAACCCCGCCGCCTAGCGCTTTTCCAAGAATGTACATATCCGGATCGACATCTTCCCATTCACACGCAAACATTTTTCCGGAACGTGCAAGGCCAGCCTGGATCTCATCTGCGATGAAGAGAACTTTATTTTCTTTGCAATATTCATGTGCGGCCTTTAAAAATCCTTGTTCAGGCAAGACAATTCCTGCTTCACCTTGAATCGGCTCAATAAGGAATGCAGCTGTATTTGGCGTGATGGCTTCTTTCAGCGCATCCAAATCTCCGTATGGAATCAACTTAATGCCCGGAAGCATTGGTCCGAAACCGCGTTTATATTCTTCTTCAGAAGAAAGGGAAACAGCTGTCATCGTCCTGCCGTGGAAATTTCCGACACATGCGATGATTTCTGCCTGGCCATCAGGAACACCCTTAATGTC contains:
- a CDS encoding ornithine--oxo-acid transaminase: MIKTNEIIEQTERFGAPNYHPLPIVISEAEGVWVKDPEGNKYMDMLSAYSAVNQGHRHPKIIQALKDQADRVTLTSRAFHNDQLGPWYEKICELTNKEMALPMNTGAEAVETAIKAARRWAYDIKGVPDGQAEIIACVGNFHGRTMTAVSLSSEEEYKRGFGPMLPGIKLIPYGDLDALKEAITPNTAAFLIEPIQGEAGIVLPEQGFLKAAHEYCKENKVLFIADEIQAGLARSGKMFACEWEDVDPDMYILGKALGGGVFPISCVVANKEILNVFNPGSHGSTFGGNPMACAVSVAALDVLVDEKLAERSLELGEYFMDKLKEIENPIIKEVRGRGLFIGVELKEPARKYCESLKEQGLLCKETHDTVIRFAPPLVISKEELDWAIERIKNVLS